From Mustela erminea isolate mMusErm1 chromosome 1, mMusErm1.Pri, whole genome shotgun sequence, a single genomic window includes:
- the S1PR2 gene encoding sphingosine 1-phosphate receptor 2, with amino-acid sequence MGSLYSEYLSPSKVREHYNYTKETLDSQETPSRQVALVIIIILCFAIVVENLLVLIAVARNSKFHSAMYLFLGNLAASDLLAGVAFVANTLLSGPVTLGLTPVQWFAREGSAFITLSASVFSLLAIAIERHVAIAKVKLYGSDKSCRMLLLIAASWLISLALGGLPILGWNCLGHLEACSTVLPLYTKHYVLCVVTIFSVILLAIVALYVRIYCVVRSSHADVAGPQTLALLKTVTIVLGVFIVCWLPAFSILLLDYACPVRSCPVLYKAHYFFAFATLNSLLNPVIYTWRSRDLRREVLRPLRCCRQAARVQGRRGGTPGHRLLPLRSSSSLERGTHMPTSPTFLEGNTVV; translated from the coding sequence atgggcagCCTGTATTCAGAGTACCTAAGCCCCAGCAAAGTGCGGGAACACTACAATTACACCAAGGAGACTCTGGACAGTCAGGAGACGCCCTCCCGCCAGGTGGCCTtggtcatcatcatcatcctctgCTTCGCCATTGTGGTGGAGAACCTGCTGGTGCTCATCGCGGTCGCCCGCAACAGCAAGTTCCACTCAGCCATGTACCTGTTCCTGGGCAACCTGGCCGCCTCGGACCTGCTGGCAGGAGTGGCCTTCGTCGCCAATACCTTGCTGTCGGGTCCGGTCACACTGGGGCTGACCCCGGTGCAGTGGTTTGCCCGAGAGGGCTCCGCCTTCATCACACTCTCCGCTTCTGTCTTCAGCCTCCTGGCCATCGCCATTGAGCGGCATGTGGCCATTGCCAAGGTCAAGCTCTACGGCAGCGACAAGAGCTGCCGTATGCTGCTGCTGATTGCGGCCTCGTGGCTCATCTCGCTGGCTCTCGGCGGCCTGCCCATCCTTGGGTGGAACTGCCTGGGCCATCTCGAGGCCTGCTCCACTGTTCTGCCGCTCTATACCAAGCACTACGTGCTCTGTGTGGTCACCATCTTCTCCGTCATCTTACTGGCCATTGTCGCTCTGTATGTCCGCATCTACTGCGTGGTCCGCTCCAGCCACGCCGACGTGGCCGGCCCCCAGACGCTGGCCCTGCTCAAGACAGTCACCATCGTGCTGGGTGTCTTCATTGTCTGCTGGCTGCCGGCCTTCAGCATCCTGCTCCTGGACTACGCCTGCCCTGTCCGGTCCTGCCCTGTCCTCTACAAAGCCCACTACTTCTTTGCCTTCGCCACTCTGAACTCGCTGCTCAACCCCGTCATCTACACGTGGCGCAGCCGGGACCTGCGGCGGGAGGTGCTGCGGCCGCTGCGGTGCTGCAGGCAGGCGGCGAGGGTTCAAGGACGGCGGGGTGGGACCCCGGGCCATCGGCTCCTGCCTCTCCGCAGCTCCAGCTCCCTGGAGAGGGGCACGCACATGCCTACGTCGCCCACGTTTCTGGAGGGCAACACGGTGGTCTGA